The region GTTCACATTGTCGGCGTGCACCGGGTCGCGGCGCGACAGCACGACGATGACGCCGGCGACGGCCGCCGCGGCCAGCGCGATCAGCACGATGCCGGCGGTGCCGCCGTGCACGACGACCCCGGCGGCGAGCGCGCCGACCGCGGCGGCGGCCGGCAGCGTCACCAGCCAGGCCAGTGCCATCCGGCCCGCGGTGCTCCAGCGGACCTCGGCCAGCCGGCGGCCGACCCCGGCGCCCAGGATGCCGCCGGAGCAGACCTGCGTGGTGGACAGCGCGAAGCCGAGGTTGGCCGAGCTGAGGATGACCGCGGTCGCCGCGGACTCGGCGGCGAAGCCCTGCGGGGACTCGATGTCGACCAGGCCCTTGCCCATGGTGCGGATGATCCGCCAGCCGCCCAGGTAGGTGCCCATCGCGATGGCCAGCCCCGCGCTGAGGACCACCCACACCGGCGGCCCCGCGTCGTGGCCCAGCGCGCCGCAGGAGATCAGCGCGAGGGTGATGACACCCATGGTCTTCTGGGCGTCGTTGGTGCCGTGCGCGAGCGAGACCAGCGAGGCGGAGGCGATCTGCCCGGCCCTGAATCCCCTGGAGACGCCGTCCTTCGGCGCGCGGGCGGTGATCCGGTACGCCAGATACGTGGCCGCGAGCGCGGCGAGTCCCGCCACCACCGGGGAGGCGACCGCGGGGATGAGGATCTTCTCGACGACCTTGTCGAAGTGCACGGCGTGCCGCCCGGCACCCACCCACACCGCGCCGATCAGACCGCCGAACAGCGCGTGCGA is a window of Streptomyces sp. NBC_01477 DNA encoding:
- a CDS encoding inorganic phosphate transporter; this encodes MDHITFLVAMVIVTALAFDFTNGFHDTANAMATSIATGALRPKVAVAISGVLNLAGAFLSTEVARTISGGIVDDALVTPGMIFAGLVGAILWNLMTWLLGLPSSSSHALFGGLIGAVWVGAGRHAVHFDKVVEKILIPAVASPVVAGLAALAATYLAYRITARAPKDGVSRGFRAGQIASASLVSLAHGTNDAQKTMGVITLALISCGALGHDAGPPVWVVLSAGLAIAMGTYLGGWRIIRTMGKGLVDIESPQGFAAESAATAVILSSANLGFALSTTQVCSGGILGAGVGRRLAEVRWSTAGRMALAWLVTLPAAAAVGALAAGVVVHGGTAGIVLIALAAAAVAGVIVVLSRRDPVHADNVNNAGTTSVRPAAPAGAAG